A window of Chaetodon auriga isolate fChaAug3 chromosome 2, fChaAug3.hap1, whole genome shotgun sequence contains these coding sequences:
- the LOC143332260 gene encoding SH3 and cysteine-rich domain-containing protein 3-like, whose protein sequence is MAHYDSLDDKDSVDIHDNPPLPDNVVKEEDNTVYFVYDEEIEEEEKDEPPPAEPVKPVNDRPHKFKDHYCKKPKFCDVCARMIVLNNKFALRCKNCKTSIHHQCQSYVEFQRCFGKIPPGFRRAYSSPLYSSQQNATSNRTDPVFETLRIGVIMANKERKKGSEDKKNVSMMMMMEDDESQPKQEDEGGDGGKQGDKRGDKAPADDKSKKLQPGKIGVFSQSHYYLALYRFKAIEKDDLDVHAGDRITVIDDSNEEWWRGKIRERTGFIPANYIIRVRAGERVYKVTRSFVGNREMGQITLKKDQIVVKKGEEVNGYLKVSTGRKLGFFPANLLQEI, encoded by the exons ATGGCTCATTATGACTC GTTGGATGACAAGGACTCTGTGGATATTCATGACAACCCACCTCTCCCTGATAAtgtggtgaaagaggaggacaaCACG GTGTATTTCGTCTATGACGAGGAGAtcgaggaagaagagaaagatgaacCACCTCCTGCAGAACCAGTCAAACCAGTCAACGACAGACCTCACAAGTTCAAAGACCACTACTGCAAGAAACCAAAGTTTTGTGACGTCTGCGCACGCATGATCGTTT taAACAATAAGTTTGCATTGAGATGTAAGAACTGCAAAACCAGCATCCACCACCAGTGTCAGTCCTATGTTGAGTTCCAGAGGTGTTTTGGCAAAATT CCTCCAGGATTCAGAAGAGCCTACAGCTCTCCTCTCTACAGCAGTCAGCAGAATGCCACA TCAAACCGCACTGACCCTGTGTTTGAGACGCTGCGTATCGGTGTGATCATGGCCAACAAGGAGCGTAAAAAAgggtcagaggacaagaagaatgtgagt atgatgatgatgatggaggatgATGAGTCCCAACCCAaacaggaggatgaaggaggtgaCGGAGGTAAGC aaggagacaaaagaggagacAAGGCTCCTGCTGATGACAAG AGCAAAAAACTTCAGCCGGGGAAGATCGGTGTGTTCAGTCAGTCCCACTACTATCTGGCTCTGTACCGCTTCAAAGCCATAGAGAAAGATGACCTGGATGTTCA TGCTGGTGACCGTATCACAGTGATAGATGACTCCAATGAAGAATGGTGGAGG GGGAAGATCAGAGAGAGGACGGGCTTCATACCTGCCAACTACATCATCCGAGTGCGAGCAGGAGAGAGGGTCTACAAGGTGACACGCTCCTTCGTTGGCAACAGGGAGATGGGCCAAATCACTCTGAAGAAAGaccag atcGTGGTGAAGAAGGGTGAGGAGGTAAACGGCTACCTGAAGGTCAGCACAGGAAGGAAGCTCGGCTTCTTCCCTGCAAACCTGCTGCAGGAGATCTGA